A single window of Bacteroidota bacterium DNA harbors:
- a CDS encoding beta-lactamase family protein, translated as MKFILILVALFTTFTLITSFSLPPKEIESRINSLVEKYLSNPENAGLCIGVVKGDKEMCFCYGQKNKFTQAAVDSNSIFEIGSITKIFTSLILAQEVERGKMNLKDKLSDYFPGGLISKDCSEINLLQLASHSSGLPRLADNFWSSVGDKKNPYCDYSEKYLLNYLTLAKPYYKIGTRYNYSNVGCGLLGFVLCRNMQSSYQELVNENVCSPLGMKNTSVNINNLQLLNLASGHSKGSVVKNWDFQDATAGQGALKSNVLDMIKFIRNNLYPDQSPFNGAIRQTQQIHFIDSMNGIQTGLGWHLGYFSNEKYLEHTGGTGGYRSFLGIIPESKIGIVVLSNSDNDVSVLGKQILKEFHKNTF; from the coding sequence ATGAAATTCATACTCATATTAGTAGCATTATTTACAACTTTTACTTTAATCACTTCATTTTCTCTTCCACCTAAGGAAATAGAATCAAGAATAAACTCACTTGTAGAAAAGTATTTAAGCAATCCGGAGAATGCCGGGTTGTGTATTGGAGTGGTAAAAGGGGATAAGGAAATGTGTTTTTGTTATGGTCAAAAGAATAAATTTACGCAAGCAGCTGTTGATTCGAATTCAATATTTGAGATAGGTTCTATTACCAAAATATTTACATCACTTATTCTTGCCCAGGAGGTTGAGCGTGGCAAAATGAATTTGAAAGACAAGCTCTCTGATTATTTCCCAGGGGGGTTAATTAGTAAGGATTGCTCGGAAATAAATTTACTGCAGCTTGCCAGTCATTCTTCCGGCTTACCTCGCCTTGCAGATAATTTCTGGTCATCCGTTGGCGATAAAAAAAATCCCTATTGTGATTATTCGGAAAAGTATTTGCTTAATTATTTAACCCTTGCCAAGCCTTATTATAAAATTGGAACAAGGTATAATTATTCGAATGTAGGATGTGGCTTGTTGGGATTTGTTTTGTGCAGAAATATGCAGTCCTCTTATCAGGAACTGGTAAATGAGAATGTTTGTTCTCCCTTGGGAATGAAGAACACTTCAGTAAATATAAATAACCTTCAACTTTTAAATCTTGCCTCGGGGCATTCAAAAGGCAGTGTAGTGAAAAACTGGGATTTTCAGGACGCTACGGCAGGGCAGGGGGCATTAAAATCAAATGTACTTGATATGATAAAGTTTATCAGGAATAATTTATACCCGGATCAAAGTCCTTTTAATGGGGCAATAAGACAAACTCAACAGATCCATTTCATAGATTCAATGAATGGAATTCAAACTGGCTTAGGGTGGCATTTAGGCTATTTTTCCAATGAAAAATATTTAGAACATACAGGGGGAACGGGAGGGTACAGGAGTTTTCTTGGAATTATTCCTGAGAGTAAAATAGGAATTGTTGTGCTTAGCAATTCCGATAATGATGTATCTGTTTTAGGAAAGCAG
- a CDS encoding nucleotidyltransferase domain-containing protein — MREITTHIDQIKKLCYLNKVKTLFAFGSITSDKYRPDSDIDLVVDIEENDPISYSDSYFNLKFQLENLLHRQIDLLEQKAIRNPFLKEQIDKTKVLIYGK; from the coding sequence ATGAGAGAGATTACTACCCATATAGACCAAATAAAAAAACTTTGCTATCTGAACAAGGTTAAAACTTTATTTGCATTTGGATCAATCACATCGGACAAGTACAGACCGGATAGTGACATTGATTTAGTAGTTGATATTGAAGAAAATGATCCAATTTCCTATTCAGACAGTTATTTTAATTTGAAATTTCAGTTAGAAAACCTACTTCATAGACAAATTGATTTATTAGAGCAAAAGGCGATTAGGAATCCCTTTCTTAAAGAACAAATAGATAAAACAAAAGTCTTGATTTATGGAAAATGA